A window of the Henckelia pumila isolate YLH828 chromosome 3, ASM3356847v2, whole genome shotgun sequence genome harbors these coding sequences:
- the LOC140888597 gene encoding uncharacterized protein — MFSKEDFDDWKIRMQAHLSALDDDMWSVITDGPLAITKINTAIALSGGGSQYIEKPRIEWTAEDKKKANVDNVAKDILYKTLDKNTFSKIKTCKTGKEIWEKLIQLCEGNEQTKENKLLNASLSFCLVGDHGVDHYIATQKFDKIKMKPGESMTEFDERVSNIVIELNVLGKTYPNREVILKVIRGLPKEWDVKTMTMRESKDLNKLELHDLFADLKAYEFELQTREEDQSTSQLTKALTAVKIESPAKSEKSAEQLSSDAMSLFVKKFGKFIRRNQEGSYRRNFQKKEAVEEPRSCFNCGKTGHFIADCPKPKNFVKGKVQGMTDTLRDRNMKHWLQRIAKPSGQKQIVIQRDQIVPQVPVMMKKRSSVLWQMIVSFHPLVNRYLISALRNLPERN, encoded by the exons ATGTTCTCAAAAGAAGACTTTGATGACTGGAAGATTCGTATGCAAGCACACCTATCAGCACTAGACGATGACATGTGGTCTGTCATCACTGATGGACCTCTTGCGATCACCAAGATCAATACTGCTATAGCTCTTTCTGGAGGTGGTTCACAGtacattgagaaaccaagaatcGAATGGACTGCTGAAGACAAAAAGAAGGCAAATGTTGATAATGTGGCTAAAGATATCCTGTATAAAACGCTTGACAAGAACACCTTTAGCAAAATCAAGACATGCAAAACCGGGAAAGAAATTTGGGAGAAGTTGATTCAACTCTGTGAAGGAAATGAACAGACGAAAGAAAACAAACT GTTAAATGCAAGCTTAAgcttctgtttagtaggtgatcacggtgtggATCACTACATCGCCACTCAAAAATTTGACAAGATCAAGATGAAACCAGGTGAATCAATGACAGAATTTGATGAGAGAGTAAGCAACATTGTTATTGAGCTTAATGTATTGGGAAAAACATATCCCAACAGGGAAGTTATTCTCAAGGTAATTCGAGGCCTTCCCAAAGAATGGGATGTAAAGACAATGACCATGAGAGAATCGAAGGACTTGAATAAATTAGAGCTGCATGACTTGTTTGCAGATTTAAAAGCCTATGAATTTGAGTTGCAGACTCGAGAAGAAGATCAGTCTACCTCACAATTGACCAAGGCCTTGACTGCAGTAAAAATAGAGTCACCAGCTAAATCAGAAAAATCAGCAGAACAACTGAGCAGTGATGCCATGtctttgtttgtgaagaagttcGGGAAATTCATCAGAAGAAACCAAGAAGGATCCTACAGAAGAAATTTCCAAAAGAAAGAGGCAGTTGAAGAACCAAGAAGTTGCTTCAACTGTGGAAAAACAGGACATTTCATTGCTGAttgtcccaaaccaaagaacttTGTAAAAGGAAAAGTTCAAGGGATGACAGACACACTTCGAGACAGAAACATGAAGCATTGGTTGCAAAGGATAGCAAAACCAAGTGGGCAGAAACAGATAGTGATTCAGAGGGATCAAATTGTTCCTCAAGTTccagtgatgatgaagaagaggtCAAGTGTCTTATGGCAAATGATCGTGAGCTTCCATCCACTAGTGAACAGGTATTTGATTTCAGCTCTGAGGAATTTACCAGAGAGGAACTGA